GTAGAAAAATACTCATGACGAACCAGAGGAGTGAATATTCCTCCTTCATGCGCCTGTTCTTAACGAGACTGAAGATAAAGAAAAAAATAAACAGGCTGAAGGCAATAGCCACCAATTGTATACGGTCGAAAACCATCAATCCCCCCCCGTCGGCGTCACCTGATCCAGCAACTCACGGAAGCTCAGGTGATAGCGCTGCAACAATGCAGACAGAGCCTGTGATGTCACTTTACGCCTCCGCATGATATATCGCCTTTTCCTCAGCATTCCCGGACTTCCCGCTAAAGCCTCGCCGGCTCCCTGCAGTGTCGCCAGAATCATTGGCCACGCTGAACCCTGCTGCAAAGCTTCAGCGCCTGTACCCTGCTTTCGGCGAATACTGCGCCATTGCTCAAACCAGCGAACCGTCGTCGTAACCGGCAACGCGATAACAAATCGCAGGGGAAAGGTTTTCAACACCATCCAAAAGTGATTTCGCTCCACAAGGCGCACTTTAAAGGAAGAGAGGCGGCCCGCTGTCTGTGAATATTTATGGTAAACAACAGCCTCAGTCGCCAACACAGCATCCCAACCTGCCAGACGACCACGTAAACCCAGGTCGGTATCCTCTGCATAGGCAAAAAAGTCATCATCAAAATAACCCGTCTCATCCAGCATCGCCCTTTTGTATAGGGCTGCACAGGCACTGGGAAGCAAAATTTCCTCAACCTCCTCCAGCCGAAGTGACGACCAGCGCCGATTGCGGAAGCTCCCTCTGGACATGCCGTCAGAACAGATCTTCAAGCCCAGTGAATCAATCACGTCCGAATCATCAAAGCCACAGATACGACAGCCCACCATACCCGCCTGCGGATAGCGATCGGCCACATCTACCAGTGTCTCCAGCCAGTCAGGCGCAACCCGGGTATCATTGTTCAACGTGACAATATATTCGCCACACGCTTGCTCAATACCGCGATTATTGCCGGTCGCAAAGCCCATATTCTCAGCGAGGTTCACCAGCCTCACCTGGGGAAAACTGGCAGCAACATATGCTGCAGAACCATCATGCGAGCCATTATCTACCAGGATTACCTCATAGCCCGCCATAGTCTGCTGAAACAGACTCCCCAGGCAGGCCTCCAGGTGATGGCGACCATTCCAGTTCACAATAACAACCGAGACTCTCACACTTCCACCGGTATCAGGAGCCCCACGGATCAGCATAAGACCAGCCAGCCAATATTCCGAATCATTCCACTGTATCGAAAACCATAATGGAAAATATGTATCCGCCTTTTCAGCATACCCTGTTGCTCCATGGTAATAAAAGCCTCCAGCATAGCCCGGTCGGGTTCCGGCAACAACACCTGAAAGCGTTCGTAAAAAGCTTTGGCCTGCTTTCGATTACGAGAGAGCACCTCACGAACGCGCGCCAGCGAACATACCTGTCGCAGCAGGTATAAAGCACTCCCGCTGCTGGCACCAACCTGGTTCCCACCATGCTGACGATATAAAAGCATCGGCTTTGGCACATAAGCAATTCCGCCGAAGCAGGAAGCCACCAGGCCCACCCAGTGATCGTGCATAAGTGCCGCATCAGCAATTGGCAAAGCCATTTTGCACAACCTGCGATTCATCATTGCCGTGCAACCTGTCACTACATTCTGCACCAGCAGGCGAGGCAACCGCGCCCCGTGCAGAGGATCAATCCGCTGATAGCGATGCCCCGATGCCGCAAGCTCCTGTAATCCACGATCTACAATTACCATATCCGTATGAACCAGCAGCGGTTTCTCTTCCCCGCACACCGCTTCCAGCTCCTGCATTTTCTCCAGCGAACAGGTAATTTTCTCCGGTAACCAGACATCATCCTGGTCACAGAACATAACGTAGTCGGCACTGCTGTATTCCATCAGCACCGCAAAATTTCCACAGGGGCCGAGATTACGGCTCTGTCGCGGTAGTAACACCATCCGATTCCCATGCTCCCGTGAAAACGCTTCGAGAATCCCCAGGGTCGCGTCAGTTGAGCCGTCATCACGGACAATCAAACGCCAATCTGCGAAACTTTGTTTTAAAATACTCCCTAACAGCTCTGGCAGATGCTCAGCGCCATTGTACGTAGCCAGGAGAATATCAACCGTTCTCGTCATGCAGAACCGCCTCCACAATTGCCCGCAAGCGGGCATTAAATTGCTCCTGCCCCCACTGCGCAGCCCGCTGCCTCCCTTTTTCCGACAATTCAGCGCACAGAGCATCATCAGTCCACAGGCGCCTTATGCAACAGGCAATCTCTTCGCTGGAGTCGGGGTGAAAGTGCAAGGCAGCACCACCAGCCTGCTCCGGCATCGCGTAAATTCCCGATATAGCCACCGGGCACCCCACCGCGAAAGCCTCCAGTGGAGGAATGTTGGTTGGCCCGTAATACGTAGGCATCACCAGTGCACGCGCCCGGCGATAGAGCTCCGGCATATCTTCATCGGGGACATAGCCGAGGAAAATCACATCATCGCCCAAACCCAGCCCCTGCACCTGTCTGACAACCGCCTCGTAAGCATTCTGCCGCCCCCCTGAAAGCACCAGTTTCAGATCCGGTAACTGCTTTTTAAGCTCGGCAACTGCCTCTATCAGGTGTTTATGGTTTTTATGCCACCAGAATTGCGCTGGATAAAAAAGGAATTTTTTCGGTAAAGAAGGATACGTCGAGTCAAAATCATCACGCACCACAGTGGAATGCATATAACGAGGGGCAATAAAAGGCAGGGCATGAACCCGTTGGGCAGGGGTGCCATAGGACTGCATCATTTGCTCGCGGCCCAGCTGGGAGTCAACGAGTATCCCTTTTGACCACCGACTGTTACAAGAGTTGATCCGCTCACGATTCCAGGAGGCCCATCCCGAGGAAGACTCTGGAAAGCGCTTTTCATAGCGATACATCAGATCGTGAATACTGACCAGTGAGGGCACCGGATACTGATAGCTGCGCAGATCATAAGACGGGAAGATCCACAGATCACACTTTTCCCGTAACAATGCCCTGGCAATCGGGTGAAACAGAGGAGTCAGCCTGCGCCATAATCCCATAGGCAAACCGGCAACTGTCCAGAACAGCCCGAGAGCGCGGGCGACCGTTCCACGCTCAATCCTGAGCACCTGCATATCTCTGTTGTGCAGGTAGGGCAACCAGCGATCAGAAGTGTAGCCAACTACCACCGAAAACTGTTCACATGGTAAAGAAGCAAGCGCATCAAGCATCGTCTGATTATACTGAAAAGTTCCGCCGAAATGCGGCTCCGCCTCCAGATACAGTCCAACTTTTCTCATGAAACCACCTGACGGACATCTCGGTCGATCTGCCGGGCCACAAAGCAAACTCCCCAGGTATCAAATCCTGGCTGTCGTGCTGTCATCCATTCTGCAGATTCAACAAGCGTCATGCCTGCCTCTTGCAAGAACATTTCCACTTCTGGCTGAAACAGATAACGCATACGGTGAGTTTCCTGCAACTCTTCCACCGCATTACTGCCTTTGTCGCGCACAAATACCTGATAGTGGGTTTCGACCAGGTTGGTAGTGGCAAACATGACCGGTTCAACAACGCGCGTGACCGCAATTTCGTTATCTTCGACTCGCTTTACTCGCACCTCAGGTCGATCCGTGAGCACAGCCGGGCCATACCAGCAGTCAAAAAGAAAAAGTCCTCCCGGTGCCAGGTGAGACCGGGCCGTCATAAAAGCTGCTTTTAAGTCCGCATTGGAGGTCTGGTAACTCATCACATGAAACAGGGAAACCACTGCATCAAAGGTTTGCTCAAGCCGGATAGTTCTGATATCACCACAATAGAGCGAGACACGATCTACGCAATCCCCAAGTGCTCTCTCCTTTTCTGCAACCGTCAGCATTTCCTGGGACCTGTCAACCCCAGCCACCAAATAACCTGACTTGGCCAGCAACATCGCATGCCGGCCAGTGCCACAGCCAAGATCCAGTACGCTCGCCGCTCCGGGACGATATCTCTGAATCAAACCATCAACATAAGCAGCTTCTGCAGCATAATCCTTGTCGCGATAGAAGAGATTGTAATACCGTGAATATGCACCAAAAACATTCATATCGCCCTCGTTGGCTGGTAATTGTCAGCGGAAAAAAGCTCTTTGACTGCAGTAACCACCATCTCCATCTGCGCTTTCTGTAAAGCCATACCACTGGGAATGTAAAAACCGCGCCGGGCAAGACGCTCGGCAACCGGGTAGCGCTCCCCGCCGAACAGCCCCATATTTCTGAATACCGGCTGCTCATGCATGGGCCAGAAGAAAGGGCGAGTGGCAATCTGCCGACTCCCCAGGCGCGCCATAGCCTCCGATGCTTCAAAAGGCACAGAATCATGCAGAACCGCGCCAAAGACCCAGAAGATATTCTCGGCATAGTTCGTTGACAGCGGCATCATCTCAAGGCAGTCAAGATCCGACAGTAATCGACTATACAAATTGCCCATCTGACGCTTGCGAGCGACAAATTCATCGAGGCGTTCCAGCTGAGCCACCCCCAGGGCAGCCTGTAGATTACTCATACGGAAGTTATAGCCAAGCTCCTCATGGATAAAGCGCCTGGAACTAAAACAGAGATTGCGTAAAGAGCGGCAACGCGCAGCCAATCCTTCATCGTTCGTCAACACCATCCCACCCTCGCCGGTGGTGATATGCTTATTGGGATAAAAACTGAACGTGCTGATATCACCGAAACTCCCGCAAGGCTGTCCCCGGAAAGTCTGACCAAGCATCTGGGATGCATCTTCAATAACAAGAAGGCCATGCTTGCGAGCAACCCTGGCAATAGCATCCATATCTACCGGCAAACCATAGATATGCACTACCATGACTGCCCGGGTTTTTGGTGTAATACGACCCTCAAGCTGGTTCACATCCATGTTCCAGGTTTTAGAATCGCTATCCACAAGCACCGGAACACAACCACGGCGAATAACCGCCGCCGCACAGGAGATGATCGTGAACGTCGGCATAAGCACCTCATCTCCCGGCTGCAGGCCAAGACCAGCAATGGCAAGCTCCAGGGCAGCCGTACCATTGCACACCGCGATACCATGCCGACGCTCCACCCGGCCAGCCAATTCGCGCTCAAAACGCTCAACAAACGGCCCTTCCGATGAAATCCAGCCACTGTCAATACACTCAGTGACATAGCGACGCTCATTTCCATCCAACAAAGGCTCATTGACAGGGATCATTGCCAGCTCCTTTCATATTGAGCTCACCCGGCACTATGGCCTCATCTCTCAACCTGTCTGTCAGCGGACCATTCCCCTTGACTTCTGATAGTGATCCTGCTCAGCGCAATAGGGCTGCTGCTCAGGCATAATACCGAACTTCCAATCCTGATACAGTTTTTCAAGGGCAAGATTGTAATTGTTATGCGACGGCACACAATAGGCACAGGTATTCTTGGAAAGAGCCCTACGCTGAGACAGACTTTCACCCCACAGGTGCTGAAACTGGGCACCCAAGGAGACAAGCGAACCAAATTCAGACAGCTGCCCGAGAATATCCTGACGAGCCCGCCGATACTGAGAACCTGGATTCGCAGCATCGGAGCACGGATACAGTTCGCCGTAGGGGCCAACAGTCAACATTCTTCCTCGGATGGAAACCCAGCAGCGCGGTACCCGAGCCGGAGCAACCTCCCGTTGCTCCGGCTTTTGCAGGAGATTATCATCGATAACCACATCCAGAGGGCGAAAAACTCCCTGCTGCACCTTTTCAAGCAACCCCCCCAGGGATTCACGATAGCTTTGCTCAGCCTGATACACGGGTTTGTCGCCATAGCAGGTTTCAATCTCCTTGATATCGCAAAAATCCAGGCCAGTTTCACGGGCTCGCAGCAAAAACCCTTCCACATTGGAGACGAAGCGCGACACCAGGCAACTTGCTCCAATTCGCACCGCACTGCCTGTTCGCTGCTTGGCACTGACTACCTGGGCTATATTCTGCCACAGAGACTCAAAAAGCCCAGCATTGCGCCCTTTGTACTGCGACCACTCCGCCGCCGTCGCCGCATCAATGCTGAAACGCACTTTATTCAGATTTTCGGCCAGCACACGATGCTCCTTCGCTCCCCACTCTGCCGGAAAGATACCATTGGTATACAGGGAGATTTCTGCATCGGGAGCAATACTGCGCAGATGTTCCATGGCAGGTACCGTTAACCCGGACAAGGAAGGCTCACCACCGCCACCAAAACTGAAACTCCTCACCCCCATATCCACAAAAAGCTGCTGCAGCAAGTGCAAGCGTTCACTGGTCAACGCCTCGCCTGACTGTTTATAGCCTATGAAGTGCCATGTCCCACTTTCATCGGGACGACAATTCGGGCATGCCTTGCAACGCAGATTACATACCAGGGCAGGATGGAATTCCACATGACAGGGCAAGCAGACATCACCAGCAAACAAAGTGCCCAGCATGGTGCGGTTGTCAGGAAGGAGCTCACGCCGTAAAAAGCTGACACGACGGCGCAGGGGGGAGTCAAAGGTCAGAGCATCTTGAATCGACCGTGATTCCCTGATAACAGCGTAAATTTCAATCAACTCCTGGCAGCCCAAACCAAACAGCTTTGCAATATCTTCGCTGGGCAAAGTTGGATCGATAAAAAGCGTCTCGGCAACACTGAGCGCCAGGCGCGACTGGGCAGTATCAGCAAGAGCCGTTGAGCCATGCCGTAAACGCAACGCCGTTGCCAGTTCTTCGCCAAACCCCG
This portion of the Desulfurispirillum indicum S5 genome encodes:
- a CDS encoding glycosyltransferase family 2 protein; the protein is MRVSVVIVNWNGRHHLEACLGSLFQQTMAGYEVILVDNGSHDGSAAYVAASFPQVRLVNLAENMGFATGNNRGIEQACGEYIVTLNNDTRVAPDWLETLVDVADRYPQAGMVGCRICGFDDSDVIDSLGLKICSDGMSRGSFRNRRWSSLRLEEVEEILLPSACAALYKRAMLDETGYFDDDFFAYAEDTDLGLRGRLAGWDAVLATEAVVYHKYSQTAGRLSSFKVRLVERNHFWMVLKTFPLRFVIALPVTTTVRWFEQWRSIRRKQGTGAEALQQGSAWPMILATLQGAGEALAGSPGMLRKRRYIMRRRKVTSQALSALLQRYHLSFRELLDQVTPTGGD
- a CDS encoding glycosyltransferase family 2 protein, translating into MTRTVDILLATYNGAEHLPELLGSILKQSFADWRLIVRDDGSTDATLGILEAFSREHGNRMVLLPRQSRNLGPCGNFAVLMEYSSADYVMFCDQDDVWLPEKITCSLEKMQELEAVCGEEKPLLVHTDMVIVDRGLQELAASGHRYQRIDPLHGARLPRLLVQNVVTGCTAMMNRRLCKMALPIADAALMHDHWVGLVASCFGGIAYVPKPMLLYRQHGGNQVGASSGSALYLLRQVCSLARVREVLSRNRKQAKAFYERFQVLLPEPDRAMLEAFITMEQQGMLKRRIHIFHYGFRYSGMIRNIGWLVLC
- a CDS encoding glycosyltransferase family 4 protein; translation: MRKVGLYLEAEPHFGGTFQYNQTMLDALASLPCEQFSVVVGYTSDRWLPYLHNRDMQVLRIERGTVARALGLFWTVAGLPMGLWRRLTPLFHPIARALLREKCDLWIFPSYDLRSYQYPVPSLVSIHDLMYRYEKRFPESSSGWASWNRERINSCNSRWSKGILVDSQLGREQMMQSYGTPAQRVHALPFIAPRYMHSTVVRDDFDSTYPSLPKKFLFYPAQFWWHKNHKHLIEAVAELKKQLPDLKLVLSGGRQNAYEAVVRQVQGLGLGDDVIFLGYVPDEDMPELYRRARALVMPTYYGPTNIPPLEAFAVGCPVAISGIYAMPEQAGGAALHFHPDSSEEIACCIRRLWTDDALCAELSEKGRQRAAQWGQEQFNARLRAIVEAVLHDENG
- a CDS encoding class I SAM-dependent DNA methyltransferase, with product MNVFGAYSRYYNLFYRDKDYAAEAAYVDGLIQRYRPGAASVLDLGCGTGRHAMLLAKSGYLVAGVDRSQEMLTVAEKERALGDCVDRVSLYCGDIRTIRLEQTFDAVVSLFHVMSYQTSNADLKAAFMTARSHLAPGGLFLFDCWYGPAVLTDRPEVRVKRVEDNEIAVTRVVEPVMFATTNLVETHYQVFVRDKGSNAVEELQETHRMRYLFQPEVEMFLQEAGMTLVESAEWMTARQPGFDTWGVCFVARQIDRDVRQVVS
- a CDS encoding DegT/DnrJ/EryC1/StrS family aminotransferase, producing MIPVNEPLLDGNERRYVTECIDSGWISSEGPFVERFERELAGRVERRHGIAVCNGTAALELAIAGLGLQPGDEVLMPTFTIISCAAAVIRRGCVPVLVDSDSKTWNMDVNQLEGRITPKTRAVMVVHIYGLPVDMDAIARVARKHGLLVIEDASQMLGQTFRGQPCGSFGDISTFSFYPNKHITTGEGGMVLTNDEGLAARCRSLRNLCFSSRRFIHEELGYNFRMSNLQAALGVAQLERLDEFVARKRQMGNLYSRLLSDLDCLEMMPLSTNYAENIFWVFGAVLHDSVPFEASEAMARLGSRQIATRPFFWPMHEQPVFRNMGLFGGERYPVAERLARRGFYIPSGMALQKAQMEMVVTAVKELFSADNYQPTRAI
- a CDS encoding radical SAM protein codes for the protein MKKDVLCPAVEKIPPDMSMAGFGEELATALRLRHGSTALADTAQSRLALSVAETLFIDPTLPSEDIAKLFGLGCQELIEIYAVIRESRSIQDALTFDSPLRRRVSFLRRELLPDNRTMLGTLFAGDVCLPCHVEFHPALVCNLRCKACPNCRPDESGTWHFIGYKQSGEALTSERLHLLQQLFVDMGVRSFSFGGGGEPSLSGLTVPAMEHLRSIAPDAEISLYTNGIFPAEWGAKEHRVLAENLNKVRFSIDAATAAEWSQYKGRNAGLFESLWQNIAQVVSAKQRTGSAVRIGASCLVSRFVSNVEGFLLRARETGLDFCDIKEIETCYGDKPVYQAEQSYRESLGGLLEKVQQGVFRPLDVVIDDNLLQKPEQREVAPARVPRCWVSIRGRMLTVGPYGELYPCSDAANPGSQYRRARQDILGQLSEFGSLVSLGAQFQHLWGESLSQRRALSKNTCAYCVPSHNNYNLALEKLYQDWKFGIMPEQQPYCAEQDHYQKSRGMVR